A window of Acipenser ruthenus chromosome 32, fAciRut3.2 maternal haplotype, whole genome shotgun sequence genomic DNA:
tctgtgcctcacccctctctcctctccccctgtgCAGGTCCCTCTGCCCCCGCTGGTCTCTGAGAGGCTGGCTCTGTTCATGCAGCTCCAGTCCCAGCGCTCGGCCCAGCTGGAGGAGAGGGCTCAGAGGGACAGCAAGCCCATCAGAGTCTCCCTCCCCGACGGCAGAGAGCTTGATGCACAGGCCTGGAAAACCAGCCCCCTGGAACTGGCGGCGAGGCTCGGGTAGGAACTGGGAATACTGGGAGACACCACTGCCAGGGCCAGATtctattaaccctttcaggaatGGGACCCTCATAGGGgggaacagattaaaaaaaaaaaaaaaaaaacctcttgaagcaatgaacaacaaaaaaataaataatgaaaaatatatttgcgtatccagtttatttttttatctttgtctgtctgtctgtctgtctgtctgtctgtctctgtgcagcCGCAGTCTCGCTGATGGGGCCGTGGTTGCTCGGGTGAATGGGGTGCTCTGGGATTTGGGGAGACCCCTGGAACAGGACGGCACCCTGGAGATCCTGGGGTTCGACAGCGGTGAAGGAAAGGGGGtaagtgtgtatttgtgtgtaaccccccctctctcttctcctctcccctctctctctctctctctccccaggtgTTCTGGCACTCCAGCGCTCATGTTCTGGGTTCAGTGATGGAGTGTTTGTAATcggggttctctctctctctctctctctctccaggtgtTCTGGCACTCCAGCGCTCATGTTCTGGGTTCAGTGATGGAGTGTTTGTATCGGGGTTCTCTCTGCCATGGCCCCAGCACTGACAGCGGCTTTTTCTACGACATGCAACTGGACCCCAGGTGagctgcctgtctgcctgcctgtctgtctctgtctgtctgtctgtctgtgtttctctctctctctctctctctctctctctctcctccctctccctctccctctctctctctctctctctctctctctctcgcagtaGGTGTGCAGGTGTCTctcttctgtttttaataaaccgTTGTTTTAGTTTCGTTCTGATTTA
This region includes:
- the LOC117395468 gene encoding threonine--tRNA ligase 1, cytoplasmic-like (The sequence of the model RefSeq protein was modified relative to this genomic sequence to represent the inferred CDS: added 108 bases not found in genome assembly), translated to MLTAVRALGGAAALSCRAYGQVPLPPLVSERLALFMQLQSQRSAQLEERAQRDSKPIRVSLPDGRELDAQAWKTSPLELAARLGRSLADGAVVARVNGVLWDLGRPLEQDGTLEILGFDSGEGKGVFWHSSAHVLGSVMECLYRGSLCHGPSTDSGFFYDMQLDPSSLPSNDLPALQELCTQMIRERQPFERLEVTRGELLELFKHNKFKLQIIEEKITTQMATVYRCGSLVDLCRGPHLPHTGKIKAFKLLKSSSAQWRGDPSLPPLHRVIGVSFPESRVLRDWEQER